In one window of Candidatus Scalindua sp. DNA:
- the tsaD gene encoding tRNA (adenosine(37)-N6)-threonylcarbamoyltransferase complex transferase subunit TsaD, with product MLILGIETSCDETSAAVVEDGTHILSNIVVSQQTLHTRFGGVVPEIACREHTKAIISVIDNALAQADTTINEIDAVSVANTPGLIGALLIGLTSAKTLSLTLRIPLITLNHLHAHLYACKLAHECIEYPAIGLVVSGGHTTLFLTENEVSYLPVGKTIDDAAGEAFDKVGKLLGLGYPSGPVIDSIAKKGNGQAVAFPRSYLGKGSLDFSFSGLKTAVLYHCTGQDSKSGKGGLKLNDQEIADVAASFQEAVVDVLVDKTISAALRFSVSSILFGGGVAANSRLRERFGEAARQHNIPLLYPPQNLCIDNAAMVAGLAYHKYLAEDFSSLEAEAIP from the coding sequence ATGTTAATTCTCGGAATAGAAACTTCATGTGACGAAACATCGGCTGCCGTTGTTGAAGATGGAACACACATTCTTTCCAATATCGTTGTTTCTCAACAAACCCTGCATACACGATTTGGTGGTGTAGTTCCAGAAATAGCCTGTCGTGAACATACAAAAGCAATCATATCAGTGATTGATAATGCTCTGGCCCAGGCAGATACCACGATCAATGAAATTGATGCTGTTTCGGTAGCAAACACTCCAGGCCTTATCGGTGCGTTGCTGATCGGATTAACGTCTGCCAAGACCTTAAGTCTTACTTTGAGGATTCCACTGATAACCCTTAATCATTTACATGCTCACCTGTATGCATGTAAATTAGCGCATGAGTGTATAGAGTATCCAGCCATTGGCCTTGTTGTATCCGGTGGACATACAACACTGTTTCTCACGGAGAACGAAGTCAGTTATCTTCCTGTTGGCAAGACAATTGATGATGCAGCAGGTGAAGCCTTTGATAAAGTTGGAAAGCTTTTGGGCCTTGGGTATCCATCAGGACCAGTGATCGACAGTATCGCGAAAAAGGGTAACGGGCAGGCCGTTGCCTTTCCCCGTTCATACCTGGGAAAGGGGTCTCTCGATTTTAGTTTCAGCGGTCTCAAGACAGCAGTATTGTATCATTGTACAGGCCAGGATTCTAAGAGTGGCAAGGGAGGTCTAAAACTCAATGATCAGGAGATAGCAGATGTTGCCGCAAGTTTTCAGGAAGCGGTAGTTGACGTCCTGGTTGATAAAACAATTTCTGCTGCACTCAGGTTTTCTGTTAGCAGTATACTCTTCGGTGGTGGTGTTGCGGCAAACTCAAGACTACGTGAAAGGTTTGGCGAAGCTGCCAGACAGCACAATATACCGCTCTTGTATCCTCCACAAAATCTGTGTATCGATAACGCTGCAATGGTAGCCGGTTTAGCGTATCACAAGTACCTGGCAGAAGATTTTTCAAGTTTAGAAGCGGAGGCAATACCCTGA
- a CDS encoding S41 family peptidase, whose product MPRSWLKIIWLTLFAISIGMFELPAEPEKKYEPEEYFRNFEEFVQVVKEIQNKYVVDEIELKELLKNAYRGMLSGLDPYSQFIDSENLEELKIETEGQFDGLGIEVVVKNGILTVLTPIVDSPAFRAGVLIGDRIVKINGKSTKNITIREATKMLRGKTHTTVTLTVVHEGENEPKDIMIERGKIHVMSIRGSRIVDEDYKIGYIAVTNFQENTIADLDLALEDLLQQGMESLILDLRFNPGGLLNVAVEMADRFVKKGVIVSTKGRHQSQNHEYKAHGSGTLPLFPLIILVNNGSASASEIVAGAIKDHKRGLLLGTKTYGKGSVQSLIPIVERNSALKLTTARYYTPSGAQIDHKGIKPDVKVSLSKSEVRELYAYLSRINAKDIRVENAEDESDEKTDFVDLQLVRSIEILKGIKIYAGIAESE is encoded by the coding sequence ATGCCAAGAAGCTGGTTAAAAATTATTTGGTTGACATTATTTGCCATTTCTATTGGCATGTTCGAACTGCCTGCTGAACCAGAGAAAAAGTATGAACCAGAGGAGTACTTTCGAAATTTTGAAGAATTTGTTCAGGTTGTCAAGGAGATACAAAATAAATATGTTGTTGACGAAATCGAGCTGAAAGAGTTACTTAAGAACGCATACAGGGGAATGCTTTCAGGTCTTGATCCTTACAGCCAGTTTATTGATTCAGAAAATCTTGAAGAGCTTAAGATTGAGACGGAAGGGCAGTTTGATGGACTTGGAATTGAGGTTGTTGTTAAGAATGGAATTTTAACGGTTTTGACCCCGATTGTAGATTCACCCGCCTTCCGTGCAGGAGTTCTCATTGGTGATCGGATTGTAAAGATTAATGGAAAATCTACAAAGAACATTACAATCCGTGAAGCTACAAAGATGCTCCGAGGCAAAACGCACACGACTGTCACCTTGACAGTTGTCCATGAAGGAGAAAACGAGCCAAAAGATATAATGATTGAGCGGGGTAAAATCCATGTAATGAGCATACGTGGTTCGAGAATAGTGGATGAAGACTATAAGATCGGTTACATAGCGGTTACAAATTTCCAGGAAAACACCATTGCAGACCTGGATTTAGCGTTAGAAGATTTATTACAACAGGGAATGGAGTCCTTGATCCTGGATCTGAGATTTAATCCTGGAGGTCTTTTAAATGTAGCTGTTGAGATGGCAGACAGATTTGTCAAAAAAGGTGTAATTGTCTCCACAAAAGGGAGACATCAATCTCAAAATCATGAGTATAAAGCACACGGGTCAGGAACACTTCCTCTTTTTCCTCTGATAATATTAGTTAATAATGGCAGCGCCAGCGCTTCAGAAATCGTTGCAGGTGCAATAAAAGACCATAAGCGTGGGCTTTTACTCGGGACAAAAACGTACGGGAAAGGATCTGTTCAAAGTCTGATACCTATTGTGGAGAGAAATTCAGCCTTAAAACTCACGACGGCAAGGTATTATACTCCTTCCGGAGCACAGATTGATCATAAGGGTATCAAGCCTGATGTAAAAGTAAGCCTCTCTAAATCAGAAGTTCGAGAGTTATACGCTTACCTGTCACGGATTAATGCGAAAGACATACGGGTTGAAAACGCAGAAGATGAGAGTGATGAGAAAACAGATTTTGTTGATCTCCAGCTGGTGAGGTCCATTGAGATACTCAAGGGAATAAAGATATATGCCGGAATAGCTGAGAGTGAATAG
- the larB gene encoding nickel pincer cofactor biosynthesis protein LarB yields the protein MDENHIKKILQKVKDGDLTIDKAVRDFKDLPYKELGFAKVDTHRSIRCGFPEVILCEGKTPEQVSNIAEQIVKSGANLLATRANREIYKTVFAKLKNARYNELARTIVLKNSELQKKVGSILIVTAGTSDIPVAEEARETAEIMGNNVKVLCDVGVAGIHRLLKNKNDLSKARVIIVVAGMEGALASVVGGMVDKPVIGVPTSIGYGVSFGGVSALLAMLNSCASNVTVVNIDNGFGAASVASLINRTK from the coding sequence ATGGATGAAAACCATATAAAAAAGATTTTACAGAAAGTAAAAGATGGTGATTTGACTATTGACAAGGCGGTACGAGACTTTAAGGACTTACCGTATAAAGAGCTGGGTTTCGCTAAAGTTGATACCCACCGGTCAATACGGTGCGGATTTCCAGAGGTCATATTGTGTGAAGGTAAAACACCAGAGCAGGTCTCAAACATTGCAGAGCAAATTGTAAAAAGCGGTGCTAATTTACTCGCCACTCGGGCCAATAGGGAAATATATAAGACTGTTTTTGCAAAGCTCAAGAATGCCAGGTATAATGAGCTTGCCAGAACAATCGTTCTTAAAAATTCAGAGTTACAGAAAAAAGTGGGGTCGATCTTGATTGTCACTGCGGGAACCTCTGATATTCCTGTAGCTGAAGAGGCAAGAGAAACAGCAGAAATAATGGGAAACAATGTGAAAGTCCTCTGCGATGTCGGGGTTGCAGGTATTCATCGTCTCCTGAAAAACAAAAATGATCTTTCAAAAGCCAGAGTAATTATTGTTGTTGCGGGTATGGAAGGAGCACTTGCCAGCGTTGTAGGGGGAATGGTAGATAAACCCGTCATCGGAGTACCTACCAGTATTGGATACGGTGTGAGCTTCGGGGGTGTTTCTGCATTATTAGCCATGCTGAACAGCTGTGCCTCAAATGTTACCGTTGTTAATATTGACAACGGGTTCGGGGCCGCTTCCGTGGCTTCTCTTATCAATAGAACAAAATAG